In the Helianthus annuus cultivar XRQ/B chromosome 11, HanXRQr2.0-SUNRISE, whole genome shotgun sequence genome, one interval contains:
- the LOC110889044 gene encoding probable receptor-like protein kinase At4g10390, translated as MGLRNLFRCFVSTSDQVADCDENNKYSWEQIKKWSRNFSTVIGSGGVSTVYLARIPGFGLTAVKIQLACTERLARIHDQEHQILVQVQQHPNIVKFVGHCDEREEERALLFEYASNGTLHDKLCTLTWKTRKMIAFQLASALQYLHGMQIIHGDIKSSNILLDQHLNCKLCDFGSAKIGFTPMVLPPSSPKAIIGSQGYVDPDYLKTGLVSKKNDIYSFGVVLFELVTGREAFSVEKGELLTEIIGGPLVGVEELVDPRLRNDEGLDLEEVKAMVSMARMCIGCSMIRPSAKEIVASMKHKFHIIS; from the coding sequence ATGGGTTTACGCAACTTATTCCGTTGCTTCGTTTCAACCTCCGATCAAGTGGCCGAttgtgatgaaaacaacaagtatTCATGGGAACAGATTAAGAAATGGAGTAGGAACTTCTCCACGGTTATCGGCTCCGGCGGGGTTAGCACCGTTTACCTTGCTCGCATACCGGGTTTTGGGTTAACAGCTGTCAAGATCCAACTTGCTTGCACTGAGCGGCTAGCCAGGATCCATGATCAAGAGCATCAAATATTAGTTCAAGTACAGCAGCACCCGAATATTGTTAAGTTTGTTGGACACTGTGACGAAAGGGAAGAAGAGCGTGCACTTTTGTTTGAGTACGCATCTAATGGTACCTTACACGACAAGCTTTGCACTCTGACGTGGAAAACCAGAAAGATGATTGCCTTTCAGCTAGCTTCAGCTTTGCAATATCTTCATGGGATGCAGATTATTCATGGGGATATCAAGTCTTCAAATATACTTCTAGACCAACATTTAAATTGCAAACTTTGTGATTTTGGGTCCGCTAAAATAGGATTTACTCCCATGGTTCTGCCTCCATCTTCACCAAAAGCGATAATCGGTTCCCAAGGGTATGTGGATCCGGATTATTTGAAAACCGGATTAGTGTCAAAGAAGAATGACATATATAGTTTCGGAGTGGTTCTTTTTGAACTTGTAACGGGGAGAGAGGCGTTTAGTGTGGAGAAGGGGGAGTTGTTGACGGAGATCATCGGTGGTCCGTTGGTGGGAGTGGAGGAGCTGGTGGATCCACGGCTGAGAAACGATGAGGGTTTGGATTTGGAGGAGGTGAAAGCGATGGTTTCAATGGCGAGGATGTGTATTGGGTGCTCCATGATTAGGCCTAGTGCAAAGGAGATTGTAGCATCCATGAAACACAAGTTTCATATCATTTCTTGA